In the Calditrichota bacterium genome, TTAGGGAATTTGTTGGTTACCATTTTATAGAAACGTTCAACCGCTCCGCGGTTGGGATGATGAATACCTCGGCGAGTGAAAGAGCGCTCCCTTCGGCTCCGCTCAGGGAGCGCATTTCAACAGGCTCGGGAACCGTGCCCAACTACTTGACAACCGGGATTTCGCGGGAAGAAAAAGCAATGAGCCATTAGCTATGAGCTATCAGCTATCAGCCATGAGCTTCATTTTTGTTGAAGGATTGGAGCTACGACCTACTGAGTTACTTCAACAGCAAAAGCTTTTTCGTGGCTGTAAATTCTCCTGCCTGAATCCGGTAAAAATACACCCCGCTGGGCTGGTTGGCGGCATTCCACGACACCGAGTAGCTGCCTGCATCCCTCTCTCCATCTATCAACCGGTCAACCAATCGTCCCAGCGAATCGTAAATGGCCAGATGAACCCGTTCCCGAACGGGTAAATGAACCCGAATTACGGTTTCCGGATTAAACGGATTGGGATAATTTTGTTCCAACCGAATGGATCGCGGCAAAAGCGATGAATGCTGCTCCGAAATGCCCGTTCGTTTCACCCACTTAAAATCCCCCACTACGGGTAAATGATCCGAAGCAGTCGTAGCGTCGGCTGCTTGAAGTCCGGCAACGGCAAGAGAGTCCTGATTCATTTCGGGTGTAAAAAGGACAAACTGGTGCAAGGGTTTCAGAACACTGTCCGTGTAGATCATGTAATCCAATCGTCCGGGATTGTAGGAACTGTGGGGACTGTACCAGGTAAACGCCAGAGGCCAGTTGGTGTGCCGGGGATCCAAATCAGCCAGAGATGTTCCATCCCAATCCGGAGAAAAAGACGGCCCGTATGTGCTATGATTCACAATCTCACCCGTCAAAAAGGTCTGCAACTGCTGTGCTTGACCCACCAGATTCATATCCCCGACAATCAGAATGGGCGTGTCCGGGGTAAGCGTCAGTTCGCCTCCCTGGGATTTTGCATCCCGAATAAATGCCATAATGTGGTCAATCTCCCTCTGACGCTGTTCATCCTTTCCACAGCATGGCGGATGGGCCACAATGTAAAGCAGCTCTTTCTCCCCGGCCGAGCGCAAATCCAATAAAAAGGCCCCATTCCCGTCAAGTGGAAAGGTTTTCAGGATTGGGTAACGGCTAACCACCAAAACGTCGGGATCCACTTTCGAGGCGTACCACTGCTTTCCGTTGGGAAGCGGCAAAAAGGAGGATACCTGTTTTGCAACCTGGGAAGCAGAATGGTCATAAATTTCTTCAAAACCAATGATATCGGGGGCAATCGCCTTCAAAATACGGGAAAATGAGGAGGCACGGGTATCATCAAATGGTCCGTCGTGAAGAACATTGTACGCCATGGCACGGAATGTGGCCGATGGGGACCGCCGAATGGAAAGTACAGGCATAGCGGGCTGGGCATTCTCACCCCAAATGTATGTGACCACCGAACCCGGGGCGGGCAATTGATCTCCCCCCGCATCGCGGAATACGATACGGATGGTGTCAGAGGAGAATACCCTTTCACCCCCCACTTCCGACAGCCAATCCAGAGCCAATTCAAATCGATTCGAAGATACGGTGGGTGCGGTTACCAAACCAATATCATTATGAAAAATAGCCTGCTGTTGTCCATTGCGATTTAAAAAGCCGTTCCGTTGCCCAAAGTTCCACTGCAAGTCCGCACCGATGCCATTTATCTTTTCACCGGTGTTGGAATTGTTATCCGTATCGATGAAAAGTGAAATGTTATTATCATTTTGAAGGATAATTTCACGACCCATTTCCACCGAAAGAAAAAGGAAACGGTTGTCATTGCCTGCCCAGAGCCGGCCAAAATCAATGCCATCTGATCCCCCGTCCCCTCGGGCGTCCGTGTAAAGGGGCTGACGGGAATTCCAGTCCGAAAAACGACCGTCAATGACAACAGCCGTCGACTGAGAGAAGAGCTTCCCTACCGGGGAAAAAGTGGCAGCCAACAGAAAAATAACAAGAACCATCACATGCCAACATCGCCTAAAATTGTTCATCCGTTTTCTCCAAAGCTTTGTGTGTAATCTGTAACAGACCGATACTTCACTAAAAAACTTCCTTAGTGAATATAGTTTCCCGCCAGTCAAAAATCAACAAAAACGACTTCATCAGGAATCGATCCGGATGACTCGTTTCATTTTTTGCTTGCCATTTTAAATATAATTGATTAGTTTTTTTATGGAATTCATGGACCCAATGAGCATGACGAGCGATTCGAAAACGGTTTGTGTTTCCAACTTTCGTGATTATCTTGCCCGACACATCTGTTCTCGTTACAATTTCGCAGAAGTCAGGGAAACGCCTGTTATGCTAACGTTTTCTTAAAGAAAGCCGGATACATCAATTCGACAGAACCGTCTTTCACGGACACCCAATCAATCAGAAAATTACGGATTAGATTATCTTTAAGCGTCCCAAAACAATGGTACACACGCACAAAAAAACCTCTTTACTCACACAGCTTATTTTTCTTGGTCTTATTCTGGGTGCTCTGGCCGGTACGGTTTTTGGTGAAAGCATTCTACCGGTGGCGGCACCGCTGGCTGAAATTTTCCTCCGTCTTCTGCGAATGGCGATAATGCCGCTGGTGATTTTTTCCATCATTTCCGGCGTTGTAAGTGTGGGCAATGCGGCCGGATTGGGACGCCTCACGCTGAAAACATTCACCTATTACGTGATTAGCAGTCTGCTCGCCATTCTCACCGGACAGATTCTGGTGAACCTGTTCAAACCGGGCGTAGGCGCCCATATCGGGCTCGAACAGGCACCGGCCCACCTCGCGGCTGCCAATCAAAACATGGTTGAGCTGCTCATTCGCATTATCCCCGAAAACCCGTTTCAAGCCATGGCCCGCGGCGATGTTCTGCCCGTGATTTTCTTTTCTATTCTTTTCGGATTTTTCATTACCCAGCTTAAGGAGAACGACAAAAAACAGCTGGGGGGGCTTTTTCAGGCCGGTTTTGAAGCCATGATGAAACTCACCCTCTTTGTGGTCTGGAGCGCGCCATTGGGGGTGTTTGGCATCATTGCAAAAATTGTGGCAAAAACCGGCTTCGGGGCATTCAAATCCCTGGGATTTTACTTTGCCATCGTGCTTCTGGGACTGGCCATTCACGCCTTTGTCAATCTGCCGCTTCTGATGCTCGCTGTGGCCCGAGTCAATCCCTTCAAGCATTACAAAGGCATGCCTTCGGCCCTGCTGACGGCCTTTTCCACCTGCTCCACCATGGTCACGCTGCCCCTCACCATGGAGGCGGTCACAAAGAATTCCCGGGTTTCGGAAAAGGTAGCCAATTTTGTGCTGCCCATTGGGGCTACGGTTAATATGGACGGTACAGCCCTGTACGAAGGCGTGGCCACCATTTTTATCGCCCAGGTGTACGGATTTCAGCTCAGTTTCGGAGCACAATTGATGGTGGTGCTTACCGCACTTCTGGCCTCCATTGGCGCCGCCAGTGTGCCCATGAGCGGACTGGTTATGATGTCCATTATTTTGAAGGCCGTGGGGCTCCCGCTGGAGGGGGTGGGAATTATTCTGGCGGTCGATCGGATTCTGGACATGTTTCGCACGATGGTGAATGTGCTGAGCGACAGCGTGGGATCGGTGATTGTTGCCCGATTGGAGGGTGAGTCGCTTCATGGAATGGGAGAACCCATTAATCAATAAAATTTTGCGTATTAGGGAGCCTAAAGGGAAAGGAGACCAACCATGCCGTA is a window encoding:
- a CDS encoding T9SS type A sorting domain-containing protein, with the translated sequence MNNFRRCWHVMVLVIFLLAATFSPVGKLFSQSTAVVIDGRFSDWNSRQPLYTDARGDGGSDGIDFGRLWAGNDNRFLFLSVEMGREIILQNDNNISLFIDTDNNSNTGEKINGIGADLQWNFGQRNGFLNRNGQQQAIFHNDIGLVTAPTVSSNRFELALDWLSEVGGERVFSSDTIRIVFRDAGGDQLPAPGSVVTYIWGENAQPAMPVLSIRRSPSATFRAMAYNVLHDGPFDDTRASSFSRILKAIAPDIIGFEEIYDHSASQVAKQVSSFLPLPNGKQWYASKVDPDVLVVSRYPILKTFPLDGNGAFLLDLRSAGEKELLYIVAHPPCCGKDEQRQREIDHIMAFIRDAKSQGGELTLTPDTPILIVGDMNLVGQAQQLQTFLTGEIVNHSTYGPSFSPDWDGTSLADLDPRHTNWPLAFTWYSPHSSYNPGRLDYMIYTDSVLKPLHQFVLFTPEMNQDSLAVAGLQAADATTASDHLPVVGDFKWVKRTGISEQHSSLLPRSIRLEQNYPNPFNPETVIRVHLPVRERVHLAIYDSLGRLVDRLIDGERDAGSYSVSWNAANQPSGVYFYRIQAGEFTATKKLLLLK
- a CDS encoding dicarboxylate/amino acid:cation symporter, producing the protein MVHTHKKTSLLTQLIFLGLILGALAGTVFGESILPVAAPLAEIFLRLLRMAIMPLVIFSIISGVVSVGNAAGLGRLTLKTFTYYVISSLLAILTGQILVNLFKPGVGAHIGLEQAPAHLAAANQNMVELLIRIIPENPFQAMARGDVLPVIFFSILFGFFITQLKENDKKQLGGLFQAGFEAMMKLTLFVVWSAPLGVFGIIAKIVAKTGFGAFKSLGFYFAIVLLGLAIHAFVNLPLLMLAVARVNPFKHYKGMPSALLTAFSTCSTMVTLPLTMEAVTKNSRVSEKVANFVLPIGATVNMDGTALYEGVATIFIAQVYGFQLSFGAQLMVVLTALLASIGAASVPMSGLVMMSIILKAVGLPLEGVGIILAVDRILDMFRTMVNVLSDSVGSVIVARLEGESLHGMGEPINQ